In Deltaproteobacteria bacterium, a genomic segment contains:
- a CDS encoding energy transducer TonB, with the protein MSYWDDIEDPCTISGPRAYLSEEGEGRSSSFREPWLAAFLVAAVAHAFLAGVLFRWHMEFSVPPGPGRPLFVRICEIGHQSGPQSTPQVLPRTEARPQETPARARVRQRTSPSRPRPAPVAKRDANPVAPALPSTPQKIDPDPSEGPKTDPFPADQAPSAGGLTGHAETAPDPAVSGSGGAARSDDVLPVEGGFEERVVDTPPVAVHRPAPHYPLAARRRNLTGEVRVRFLVDESGHVQSVRIVEGSPSGVFDEAVRDVVPRWQFRPGRFRGRSVPVWCETSVVFRLE; encoded by the coding sequence ATGTCTTATTGGGACGACATCGAAGATCCATGCACCATTTCAGGCCCCAGGGCATACCTGAGCGAAGAAGGCGAAGGGCGTTCGTCATCCTTTCGGGAACCATGGCTGGCGGCATTCCTTGTCGCTGCGGTGGCACATGCGTTCCTGGCTGGGGTCTTGTTTCGATGGCACATGGAGTTTTCTGTCCCGCCCGGTCCGGGGCGCCCCCTTTTTGTCCGCATCTGCGAGATCGGGCATCAGTCGGGCCCTCAGTCCACACCCCAGGTCTTGCCGCGTACGGAGGCAAGGCCGCAGGAAACCCCAGCCCGTGCCCGGGTCAGGCAGCGCACTTCCCCATCCCGCCCAAGGCCTGCGCCAGTGGCCAAAAGGGATGCGAATCCCGTTGCGCCGGCTCTTCCGTCCACGCCTCAGAAGATCGACCCCGATCCATCAGAAGGACCAAAGACGGATCCCTTTCCTGCAGACCAAGCCCCCTCCGCCGGAGGGCTGACCGGACACGCGGAAACCGCGCCTGACCCGGCGGTTTCGGGTTCGGGCGGTGCGGCCAGGTCTGACGACGTACTCCCTGTTGAGGGCGGCTTTGAGGAGCGTGTAGTGGACACGCCCCCTGTGGCCGTTCACCGTCCAGCCCCCCATTATCCCCTGGCGGCCCGCAGAAGGAATCTGACCGGAGAGGTTCGTGTCCGTTTTCTCGTGGACGAGTCCGGACATGTCCAATCCGTCCGCATAGTGGAAGGTTCCCCGTCAGGTGTCTTTGATGAGGCCGTCCGGGACGTGGTCCCGCGCTGGCAGTTCCGGCCGGGCAGGTTCCGTGGACGGTCTGTCCCGGTCTGGTGCGAGACGTCAGTAGTCTTTCGCCTTGAGTGA
- a CDS encoding flippase-like domain-containing protein, with amino-acid sequence MTTTRAKWGLRARIVLSCALIAWFLAWAEPANVIGILKAIPIWCWCSAFLLHLFSQIVSAFRWRAVSLCMGIDGTAKTFLGVYFIGMFFNLFLPTSIGGDVVKAVMIGRDEGRVVLSAASVLADRLLGILAMFILGAIALCARPDLLGEPFRTLLLCTGSASLALVLFAPLLHSWLQPRLPTLAERTSRLLAVWRDPCGLFEAFCLSLVVQLTGTGILPILGKGIGIDVAPPVYYMVFPFIALATFFPFSINGIGIREGGFISLLALYHVPSDAALTLSLAFFGIHVMEGLLGGIVYATGFHKRPCTAPTPCP; translated from the coding sequence GTGACCACGACACGTGCAAAATGGGGCCTGCGGGCCCGAATCGTATTGAGTTGCGCCCTCATCGCCTGGTTCCTTGCGTGGGCAGAGCCTGCGAACGTGATCGGGATCCTGAAGGCCATCCCCATCTGGTGCTGGTGCTCTGCCTTCCTCCTCCATCTTTTCTCCCAGATCGTAAGTGCGTTCAGGTGGCGCGCCGTCTCCCTCTGCATGGGGATCGACGGAACAGCAAAGACCTTTCTCGGCGTCTATTTCATCGGGATGTTCTTCAACCTCTTTTTGCCCACAAGCATCGGTGGAGACGTGGTCAAGGCCGTCATGATCGGAAGAGACGAGGGACGCGTGGTCCTGTCGGCCGCAAGCGTACTCGCAGACCGCCTCCTCGGCATCCTTGCCATGTTTATCCTTGGGGCCATCGCCCTCTGCGCGAGACCCGATCTCCTGGGCGAGCCCTTCCGCACCCTGCTCCTCTGCACCGGCTCCGCCTCGCTTGCGCTCGTCCTTTTCGCACCGCTTCTTCACTCCTGGCTGCAACCCCGGCTCCCCACCCTTGCAGAGAGGACCTCCAGGCTCCTTGCCGTCTGGAGGGACCCATGCGGCCTCTTCGAGGCATTCTGCCTCTCCCTTGTGGTCCAACTCACAGGCACAGGCATACTCCCCATTCTGGGAAAGGGGATCGGAATCGATGTGGCACCACCCGTCTATTACATGGTCTTTCCTTTCATCGCCCTTGCGACCTTTTTTCCCTTCAGCATAAACGGGATCGGCATCCGCGAAGGGGGCTTCATCTCTCTCCTCGCCCTGTACCATGTGCCATCAGACGCCGCCCTTACACTGAGTCTCGCCTTTTTCGGCATCCATGTCATGGAAGGCCTACTCGGAGGGATCGTCTATGCGACCGGATTCCACAAACGCCCGTGCACTGCCCCCACACCATGTCCGTGA
- a CDS encoding potassium transporter Kup: MHLSPSDDMRPLAHVPAQTAPPEAIGPDLHSNPLRKTLILSMGALGVVFGDIGTSPLYTVRECFHGSHAVALTPVNILGVMSLIFWSLMIVVTVKYVIFILRADNDGEGGIFALTSLFLGKGGKEVSQEIVKKLVTLAIFGAALLYGDGLITPVISVLSAVEGLNVATRAAEPFVLPIACGILLGLFLFQSQGTERIGKVFGPIMLFWFCSLAILGLSEVVKTPKILAALDPRYGVAFFAENRLHGLVVLGSVVLCITGGEALYADLGHFGRSAIRLSWTILVFPALLLNYFGQTALLLEVPEAAANPFYGLVPKVLLYPMVAMATMATVIASQAMITGVYSITQQAIQLGYLPRLQIRHTSVDTKGQIFMPWVNTVMMLGCLALALSFKESSRLASAYGIAVTATMAITSLIFFFVTRHNWKWPAWKALSLCVILLFVDLSYLGANLLKFFHGGWFAVAVAAILTVIMVTWRDGRAILARRFADEQIPVEIILNDIKTYNLIRTPGTAVFLAISPVGTPRVLLHLLKHTESLPERIVLLSIVSSGNTPYVAREKHLAITHLGQGFHRIVAYYGFMQTPSVPEILEIATAHGLDLDIYSTSFYLSRETLICSGKGEMSSWRKQIFAYLSRNAWNVSTYFGIPPNRVVELGIQVEI; encoded by the coding sequence ATGCACTTGTCCCCATCAGACGACATGCGCCCGTTAGCGCATGTTCCTGCCCAAACCGCTCCCCCGGAAGCCATCGGTCCCGACCTCCATAGCAACCCGTTACGAAAAACGCTCATCCTGTCCATGGGGGCGTTGGGCGTGGTATTCGGCGACATCGGCACGAGCCCCCTGTACACCGTGAGGGAATGCTTCCACGGTTCCCACGCGGTGGCCCTCACCCCAGTCAACATCCTCGGCGTCATGTCCTTGATCTTCTGGTCACTCATGATTGTGGTCACCGTCAAATATGTGATCTTCATCTTGAGGGCGGACAACGACGGTGAAGGGGGTATCTTCGCCCTTACCTCCCTGTTTTTAGGCAAAGGCGGCAAGGAGGTCTCGCAAGAGATAGTGAAGAAGCTCGTCACCCTGGCGATCTTCGGAGCCGCCCTTCTTTATGGAGACGGCCTCATCACGCCGGTGATATCCGTCCTCTCTGCGGTGGAAGGCCTCAATGTAGCCACCCGGGCAGCCGAACCTTTCGTCCTCCCGATTGCATGCGGCATCCTGCTCGGCTTGTTCCTGTTCCAGAGCCAGGGGACAGAGCGCATCGGCAAGGTCTTCGGCCCCATCATGCTTTTCTGGTTTTGCTCCCTCGCCATCCTCGGGCTTTCGGAGGTGGTGAAAACGCCCAAGATTCTGGCAGCCCTGGACCCACGCTATGGAGTCGCTTTCTTTGCCGAAAACCGCCTCCACGGCTTGGTGGTCCTCGGCTCGGTGGTGCTTTGCATTACCGGTGGCGAGGCGCTTTATGCGGATCTAGGGCATTTCGGCCGGAGTGCAATACGTCTTTCCTGGACCATATTGGTATTCCCGGCCCTTTTGCTCAATTATTTCGGTCAAACCGCGCTCCTCCTGGAAGTTCCGGAGGCGGCCGCCAACCCCTTTTATGGCCTGGTCCCTAAGGTCCTTCTCTATCCCATGGTCGCCATGGCCACCATGGCCACGGTCATAGCCTCCCAAGCCATGATCACCGGGGTGTACTCCATCACCCAGCAGGCCATCCAGCTCGGCTATCTCCCTAGGCTACAGATCAGGCATACCTCGGTCGATACAAAGGGACAGATCTTCATGCCGTGGGTGAATACCGTCATGATGCTCGGCTGCCTTGCCCTCGCCCTCTCCTTCAAGGAGTCCAGCCGGCTTGCCTCGGCCTATGGCATCGCGGTCACCGCCACCATGGCCATCACCAGTCTCATCTTTTTTTTCGTCACACGCCACAATTGGAAATGGCCAGCCTGGAAGGCGCTTTCGCTCTGCGTCATCCTGCTTTTCGTCGATCTTTCATATCTCGGCGCCAATCTTCTTAAGTTTTTCCATGGCGGCTGGTTTGCCGTGGCTGTGGCCGCGATCCTGACGGTGATCATGGTCACCTGGCGGGATGGCCGGGCCATCTTGGCAAGGCGCTTTGCGGATGAGCAAATCCCTGTGGAGATCATCCTGAATGACATCAAAACCTATAACCTCATCCGCACCCCAGGCACCGCCGTCTTTCTCGCGATTTCACCGGTCGGCACCCCCCGGGTCCTCCTGCACCTTCTCAAACACACCGAGTCCCTGCCCGAAAGAATCGTTCTTCTGTCCATCGTTTCTTCAGGCAACACCCCTTATGTAGCCCGGGAAAAACATCTTGCGATCACACACCTCGGGCAGGGTTTCCACCGCATCGTGGCCTATTATGGTTTCATGCAAACCCCTTCTGTCCCGGAGATTCTGGAAATCGCAACGGCGCACGGCCTTGATCTGGATATTTACTCCACGTCCTTTTATCTCAGCCGTGAAACCCTCATCTGCAGCGGAAAGGGGGAAATGTCCTCCTGGCGCAAACAGATTTTTGCCTACCTCTCCCGCAACGCGTGGAACGTTTCCACCTACTTCGGCATACCCCCCAACCGGGTGGTGGAACTCGGCATCCAAGTGGAAATCTGA
- a CDS encoding DUF456 family protein, with protein sequence MFTGLAASLVLSLLGLVGTILPALPGTSLILAGILAYGLMAGFSRLTPGFLAGEFVLTCITFLVDYIATAYGTRRAGGSRAAVWGAVAGTFLGLLAGPWGLILGPLLGAVAGELLMGKELADAFRSGVGSFLGFLGGTVVKLFIAGIMIAWFLWRIGPDVNACMP encoded by the coding sequence ATCTTTACAGGGCTCGCAGCGAGCCTCGTTCTTTCCCTCCTTGGACTCGTCGGAACCATCCTTCCCGCCCTGCCAGGGACTTCGCTCATACTCGCGGGCATCCTTGCCTACGGCCTCATGGCGGGCTTTTCCCGCCTCACTCCCGGCTTTCTCGCTGGCGAATTCGTGCTCACCTGCATCACCTTCCTCGTGGACTACATCGCAACGGCCTATGGGACACGGAGGGCCGGAGGCTCGCGGGCCGCGGTCTGGGGGGCGGTGGCCGGGACCTTTCTCGGCCTTCTGGCCGGTCCTTGGGGGCTCATCCTCGGCCCTCTCCTCGGGGCGGTTGCCGGCGAGCTCCTCATGGGAAAGGAACTGGCCGATGCCTTCCGCTCCGGGGTGGGGAGCTTTCTCGGTTTCCTTGGAGGGACCGTGGTCAAGCTCTTCATTGCAGGCATCATGATCGCCTGGTTCCTCTGGAGGATCGGGCCTGACGTAAACGCCTGCATGCCCTGA
- a CDS encoding D-alanine--D-alanine ligase, with protein sequence MTGKNKLRLALLAGGRSAEREVSLAGARVVSAALDPERYHVRMYDPATDLERLVHDSSQIDAAFILLHGRFGEDGTIQGLLDLLDIPYQGSGVLGSALAMDKHLSKVIYREAGIPTPAWLLTEKDSPLTHEEIRQRLGLPVMVKPATQGSSVGITKVSSPEDVTRALEKAFSFDPRVVVEAFVPGREITGGILGTRPPTPLPLVEITPGEGFTFFDYEAKYRHGASRETCPADLTPDITHKAQGLALAAHKALQLTGYSRTDMILSPAGGLFVLETNTIPGMTETSLFPLAARAAGITFGELLDQLIEMALEGRS encoded by the coding sequence ATGACAGGAAAAAACAAATTGCGACTCGCCCTTCTTGCCGGAGGACGCTCGGCCGAACGAGAGGTATCACTTGCCGGCGCCCGGGTGGTCTCCGCGGCCCTCGACCCAGAACGCTACCATGTCCGCATGTACGATCCTGCAACGGATCTCGAGCGCCTGGTCCACGACTCGTCACAGATTGACGCCGCCTTCATCCTCCTCCATGGCCGATTCGGGGAAGACGGGACGATCCAGGGCCTCCTCGACCTCTTAGACATCCCATACCAGGGCTCAGGTGTTTTGGGTAGCGCCCTCGCCATGGACAAACACCTCTCAAAGGTCATCTACCGCGAGGCAGGCATCCCCACACCTGCCTGGCTCCTGACAGAAAAGGACTCACCCCTTACCCATGAAGAGATAAGGCAAAGGCTCGGCCTTCCGGTCATGGTGAAGCCAGCGACACAGGGCTCGAGCGTCGGTATAACCAAGGTCTCGAGTCCCGAGGATGTCACCAGGGCCCTCGAGAAGGCCTTTTCCTTCGACCCCCGCGTGGTCGTCGAGGCCTTTGTCCCCGGCCGGGAGATCACTGGCGGAATCCTTGGGACAAGGCCCCCGACTCCCCTTCCCCTGGTAGAGATCACACCCGGAGAGGGATTCACCTTTTTTGACTATGAGGCCAAATACCGACATGGGGCCAGCCGGGAAACCTGTCCCGCGGATCTTACCCCTGATATCACCCATAAGGCACAGGGACTCGCCCTTGCCGCCCATAAGGCCCTCCAGCTCACCGGCTACAGCCGGACCGACATGATCCTCTCCCCGGCTGGAGGGCTCTTCGTTCTCGAGACAAACACCATCCCAGGCATGACCGAGACGAGCCTCTTTCCGCTGGCAGCGCGGGCCGCGGGCATCACCTTCGGAGAACTCCTCGACCAGCTCATAGAAATGGCACTCGAGGGCAGGTCCTGA
- a CDS encoding glycosyltransferase family 39 protein produces MHCPHTMSVTKDPWTRRFIALLLFLLGLRILFLLVAPLDLSPDEAYYWDWSRRPDWGYYSKPPMVAWIIWASTSLLGDTAFSVRLPAALLATGSLVPVYLLACRLFGGRAAFFSALGAAVMPGTAVLGLAMTIDPPLVFAWSIAMYAFWQAADGRDRPIWWIATGLACGLGLLSKQTMAAFAFLALIFLILTPGPRSALKGPWPYAAVALAASCLIPVCLWNMGHGWITLEHTAHHFDPHKQTFLSVTSVLSFLGSQAGVVSPILFFLILAAGSVLLVRIRSLAPETRYLFVMSCLPLLGITVLALRQDINANWPAPFYLAAPILLAGLFSRNGQDLMPLLYPLRRLYIPGILLGATLTAILFASPWAVSIFGIDGKKMDPTVRLRGWKTLGERIGAVIDTFPNGEKPFLLGVRRQVTSELAFYSPGRPRTYRWTPSPHKVKTQYELWPNPMEDGLAGKDALIVLDERDRLPQGLAASFEMVEDLGRIRIPLGRHGERTYRLYMGRVLRSW; encoded by the coding sequence GTGCACTGCCCCCACACCATGTCCGTGACAAAGGACCCTTGGACACGGCGATTCATCGCCCTCCTCCTCTTCCTCCTCGGCCTTCGCATCCTCTTTCTCCTTGTCGCCCCCCTTGATCTCTCCCCTGACGAGGCCTACTACTGGGACTGGTCGAGAAGGCCAGACTGGGGGTATTACAGTAAGCCTCCCATGGTCGCATGGATCATCTGGGCCTCGACCTCCCTCCTTGGAGACACGGCCTTTTCCGTGCGCCTCCCGGCCGCCCTCCTCGCCACAGGATCCCTCGTCCCTGTCTATCTCCTCGCATGCCGTCTCTTCGGAGGCAGGGCGGCCTTCTTCTCGGCGCTCGGGGCGGCAGTCATGCCTGGGACAGCGGTACTTGGCCTTGCCATGACCATAGATCCCCCCCTTGTCTTTGCCTGGTCCATTGCCATGTATGCCTTCTGGCAGGCCGCGGACGGCCGGGACAGACCCATTTGGTGGATCGCAACCGGGCTTGCCTGCGGCCTCGGGCTCCTCTCCAAACAGACCATGGCGGCCTTTGCCTTCCTTGCCCTCATATTCCTCATCCTCACGCCCGGCCCCCGCTCGGCCCTCAAGGGTCCGTGGCCATACGCAGCAGTGGCCCTTGCCGCATCCTGCCTCATACCGGTCTGCCTCTGGAACATGGGGCATGGGTGGATAACCCTCGAACACACCGCCCACCACTTCGATCCCCATAAACAGACCTTTCTTTCCGTGACAAGCGTCCTCTCCTTCCTGGGATCCCAGGCCGGCGTCGTCTCCCCCATCCTCTTTTTCCTCATCCTGGCCGCAGGATCCGTCCTCCTCGTCCGTATCCGGTCCCTTGCCCCGGAGACGAGATATCTTTTCGTCATGAGCTGTCTTCCCCTTCTGGGGATCACGGTCCTTGCCCTTCGCCAGGACATCAACGCCAATTGGCCCGCCCCCTTTTACCTGGCGGCCCCCATCCTTTTGGCCGGACTCTTTTCCAGAAACGGGCAGGATCTCATGCCCCTGCTTTATCCACTGCGAAGGCTTTACATTCCGGGCATCCTCCTCGGCGCCACCCTCACCGCCATCCTCTTCGCCTCCCCCTGGGCGGTTTCCATTTTTGGGATCGATGGGAAGAAAATGGATCCCACCGTCCGGCTGCGTGGATGGAAAACGCTCGGAGAAAGGATCGGCGCCGTCATCGACACCTTCCCAAATGGCGAAAAACCCTTTCTCCTCGGGGTCAGAAGACAGGTGACGAGCGAGCTTGCCTTCTACTCTCCGGGCCGACCGCGGACCTACCGATGGACGCCGTCTCCCCACAAGGTCAAGACACAGTACGAACTCTGGCCGAATCCCATGGAGGATGGTCTTGCGGGAAAGGACGCCCTCATCGTCCTGGACGAAAGGGACCGGCTCCCCCAAGGGCTTGCGGCGAGTTTTGAAATGGTCGAGGACCTGGGCAGAATCCGCATCCCCTTGGGCAGACACGGCGAACGAACCTACCGTCTCTATATGGGTAGGGTACTCCGCTCCTGGTGA
- a CDS encoding DivIVA domain-containing protein, with protein sequence MDLTPNEILEHEFEIRFRGYDRDEVRAYLEEIASQLTALLKERNALKGHLATLRAQVDELKKRDEEVRIALTTAHSVSEELKRQSEKEAELIVERARLDAERIVADAHREAVVLEDRIRALRRLKRETIHRIRSHVEGYLRILDEEALPGEEIDSLLHVTATEARSLQDSPPVLEGPEKTQTPMHGLPESWQERPDDEKDTPVTS encoded by the coding sequence ATGGATCTGACTCCAAACGAGATCCTCGAACATGAATTCGAGATCAGATTTCGGGGATACGATCGGGACGAAGTCCGCGCATATCTCGAGGAGATCGCCTCCCAGCTCACGGCCCTGCTCAAGGAGCGAAACGCGCTCAAGGGGCACTTGGCCACGCTCAGGGCCCAGGTGGACGAGCTCAAAAAACGGGATGAAGAGGTACGTATAGCCCTGACCACGGCCCATTCCGTTTCAGAGGAGCTCAAACGCCAGTCCGAAAAGGAGGCCGAACTCATCGTGGAAAGGGCAAGGCTCGATGCAGAGCGCATTGTAGCCGACGCGCACCGGGAGGCCGTTGTCCTTGAAGACCGAATCCGCGCCCTTAGAAGGCTAAAGAGGGAGACCATACACCGGATCCGGTCCCATGTGGAGGGATATCTTCGGATCCTCGACGAGGAGGCACTCCCCGGGGAAGAAATCGACTCCCTCCTCCATGTCACCGCAACTGAGGCCCGTTCCCTCCAGGACTCGCCTCCTGTCCTCGAAGGTCCAGAAAAGACCCAAACACCTATGCATGGGCTTCCCGAGTCCTGGCAGGAGCGCCCTGACGACGAGAAAGACACCCCTGTCACGTCGTAA
- a CDS encoding NUDIX domain-containing protein: MPPHSYPERPVPAVAVLVERDGEILMVLRGTPPALKTWSLPGGKMRLGETILEAAEREVREETGVSVQAERVLTAVDALYEDGSGGILYHYLVVYVCASYQGGEPEARDDALDARWVPRAEFDSLVVEARTRQTIKKIFLNQRRPSSPSSRPESRACDPSV; the protein is encoded by the coding sequence ATGCCTCCCCATTCTTATCCTGAACGGCCCGTTCCGGCGGTTGCCGTGCTCGTGGAACGGGACGGAGAGATCCTCATGGTCCTGCGCGGGACGCCGCCTGCCCTAAAGACCTGGTCCCTTCCAGGGGGGAAGATGCGACTTGGGGAGACCATCCTGGAGGCAGCGGAGCGCGAGGTAAGGGAGGAGACCGGTGTATCGGTCCAGGCTGAGAGGGTGCTTACTGCCGTTGATGCCCTCTATGAAGACGGAAGCGGAGGTATCCTCTACCACTATCTTGTAGTTTATGTCTGCGCGTCATATCAGGGCGGGGAACCTGAAGCCCGGGATGACGCCCTCGATGCGCGATGGGTCCCGCGTGCCGAGTTTGACAGCCTCGTCGTGGAGGCGAGGACCCGCCAAACGATCAAAAAGATTTTCTTAAACCAAAGGAGACCCTCGTCCCCCTCTTCGAGGCCAGAGAGCAGGGCGTGCGACCCTTCTGTATAA
- a CDS encoding glycosyltransferase family 2 protein, whose amino-acid sequence MPSDHIPDISVVIPVYNEAENLIPLVHAVRDALTPEQMSFEVLLVDDGSTDGSAEILKDLARKFPEVRAVILRRNFGQSAAMTAGFDHARGRILISMDGDLQNDPKDIPRIVSRLNEGYDLVSGWRRDRKDPFLSRRLPSILANRIIGMATGVRLHDYGCSLKAYRREVTDNLLLYGELHRFIPVLADLYGVKIAEMEVTHHPRTKGRSKYGIGRTYRVLLDLLLMLFFRRFATRPLQFFGLSGGALFLGGFAIESYLAWVKLWLGEDIGSRPLLLLGALLIITGIMLFGTGLIAELVIRTYYEATGKRIYSVREILE is encoded by the coding sequence ATGCCATCTGACCATATCCCGGACATATCGGTCGTCATCCCCGTTTATAACGAGGCAGAAAACCTCATCCCCCTCGTCCACGCCGTAAGAGATGCCCTGACGCCAGAGCAGATGTCCTTCGAGGTCCTCCTTGTGGACGACGGGAGCACGGATGGAAGCGCCGAAATACTAAAGGACCTGGCACGAAAGTTTCCCGAGGTCAGGGCCGTGATCCTTCGCCGAAACTTCGGGCAGAGCGCGGCAATGACCGCGGGCTTCGACCATGCCAGGGGCAGGATCCTTATCTCCATGGACGGGGACCTACAAAACGACCCGAAGGACATCCCGAGGATCGTCTCCCGCCTCAATGAAGGCTACGACCTGGTGAGCGGATGGAGGCGGGACAGAAAGGATCCTTTTCTCTCTCGAAGGCTCCCATCGATCCTCGCAAATCGGATCATCGGAATGGCCACCGGGGTGAGGCTCCACGACTATGGATGCTCCCTCAAGGCATACAGGCGTGAGGTGACGGACAACCTCCTCCTCTACGGGGAACTCCACCGGTTCATCCCGGTGCTCGCCGATCTCTACGGAGTGAAGATAGCGGAGATGGAGGTCACCCACCATCCGCGGACAAAAGGCAGGAGCAAGTACGGTATCGGCAGGACCTACCGCGTCCTCCTCGACCTCCTCCTCATGCTCTTTTTTCGGCGCTTCGCCACCCGTCCGCTTCAGTTCTTCGGCCTGAGCGGAGGAGCGCTCTTTCTTGGCGGATTCGCCATCGAGAGCTATCTCGCGTGGGTAAAGCTCTGGCTCGGCGAGGACATCGGCTCGCGCCCGCTCCTCCTTCTCGGAGCACTTCTCATCATCACGGGCATCATGCTCTTCGGTACCGGACTCATCGCCGAACTCGTGATCCGTACCTACTACGAGGCCACAGGGAAACGGATCTACTCCGTCCGGGAGATCCTCGAGTGA
- the ispG gene encoding flavodoxin-dependent (E)-4-hydroxy-3-methylbut-2-enyl-diphosphate synthase, giving the protein MSTPRLSALRKKTRVIHVGPVAIGGDNPVVVQSMTNTDTRDISATVAQIRRLEEVGCEIVRVAVLDGAAAAAISEIKKAISVPLIADIHFDWRLAVASIQAGADGIRINPGNIGGAERLSRVVDAAKERGVPIRVGVNAGSLEKDIRTKYGGGTPEALVESALRNVGLIVERGWEAIKISIKSSDVLTTLEAYGLLSQRTDFPLHLGVTEAGGLIPGTVKSAIAIGGLLREGIGDTFRVSLTRDPVEEVAVAYEILRALKIRQRGPEIISCPTCGRCEIDLFSLARSVEERARAIAEPIKIAVMGCVVNGPGEAREADVGVAGGKGVGIIFRGERIVRKVKEEDLLDAFWHEVEEVLRERRASGPSK; this is encoded by the coding sequence ATGTCAACGCCACGCCTTTCAGCCCTTCGGAAAAAGACCCGTGTCATTCATGTCGGTCCTGTCGCCATAGGAGGCGACAACCCGGTCGTCGTCCAGTCCATGACCAACACGGACACTCGGGACATCTCCGCGACGGTTGCCCAGATCCGGCGTCTCGAGGAGGTCGGATGCGAGATCGTCAGGGTGGCGGTGCTGGACGGTGCTGCTGCTGCAGCGATTTCAGAGATCAAGAAAGCAATTTCTGTGCCTTTGATTGCAGACATCCACTTCGACTGGCGTCTTGCAGTCGCCTCCATCCAGGCCGGGGCTGACGGGATCCGCATCAATCCAGGAAACATCGGAGGGGCGGAAAGGCTTTCCCGCGTCGTCGATGCGGCCAAGGAGCGGGGCGTGCCTATCCGGGTCGGGGTCAACGCCGGGTCCCTCGAGAAGGACATCCGCACAAAATATGGGGGGGGAACCCCCGAGGCCCTTGTGGAAAGCGCCCTGCGAAACGTTGGCCTTATCGTGGAAAGGGGTTGGGAGGCTATCAAGATCTCCATCAAGTCCTCCGATGTTCTCACCACCCTGGAGGCCTATGGGCTTCTCTCCCAACGGACAGATTTCCCCCTCCACCTCGGTGTCACCGAGGCCGGCGGTCTCATCCCCGGGACGGTAAAGAGCGCCATCGCCATCGGCGGGCTCCTTCGGGAGGGGATCGGGGATACCTTTCGGGTCTCCCTCACCAGGGACCCTGTAGAAGAGGTCGCCGTTGCCTATGAGATCCTGCGTGCACTGAAGATTCGGCAGCGTGGCCCGGAAATAATTTCCTGCCCCACGTGCGGCCGCTGCGAGATCGACCTCTTTTCCCTTGCGCGTTCTGTCGAGGAGCGGGCAAGGGCCATTGCCGAACCCATCAAGATAGCGGTCATGGGCTGTGTCGTGAACGGACCAGGCGAGGCCCGGGAGGCGGATGTGGGTGTGGCAGGGGGCAAAGGGGTGGGGATCATCTTCCGGGGTGAGAGGATCGTACGAAAGGTGAAGGAGGAGGATCTCCTTGATGCCTTCTGGCATGAGGTTGAAGAGGTCCTGCGCGAACGTCGGGCTTCTGGTCCATCAAAATAG